From Microbacterium invictum, the proteins below share one genomic window:
- a CDS encoding MarR family transcriptional regulator produces MRRRTREAMSMAEDEMLALRFLLRRADRTARPAELSNYLGIPAAATNDLVDKLEQDGRVERVAGFAISRSASIRATDTADAEVRNTLNGMHLRMYAAAMKLTPTQHRHVAGFLASMTEAIDSVDAR; encoded by the coding sequence ATGCGCCGCCGCACCCGCGAGGCGATGTCGATGGCTGAGGACGAGATGCTCGCCCTCCGGTTCCTACTCCGTCGCGCCGATCGAACCGCGCGACCGGCTGAGCTCAGCAACTACCTCGGGATCCCGGCAGCAGCGACAAACGATCTAGTGGACAAGCTCGAACAAGACGGCCGCGTTGAACGCGTCGCCGGGTTCGCGATCAGCCGCAGCGCTTCCATCCGCGCCACCGATACCGCGGACGCCGAAGTCCGCAACACGCTGAACGGCATGCACCTGCGCATGTACGCCGCCGCGATGAAGCTCACCCCCACCCAACACCGGCACGTCGCAGGCTTCCTCGCCTCCATGACCGAAGCGATCGACTCCGTCGACGCTCGATAA
- a CDS encoding metal-sensitive transcriptional regulator produces MSAIETPIAEFAHDAEAKRKVVNRLKRAQGQLAAVITAVESDAHCRDVVQQLAAVSKALDRAGFLVISTALRDCMTDPEAEGVTTPDELEKLFLSLA; encoded by the coding sequence ATGAGCGCAATCGAGACCCCCATCGCAGAGTTCGCCCACGACGCTGAGGCCAAGCGGAAGGTCGTCAACCGGCTCAAGCGCGCTCAAGGGCAGCTCGCCGCCGTCATCACGGCCGTGGAAAGCGACGCACACTGCCGCGACGTCGTCCAGCAGCTCGCCGCCGTCTCCAAGGCCCTCGACCGGGCGGGGTTCCTCGTCATCTCCACCGCGCTGCGCGACTGCATGACTGACCCCGAGGCCGAGGGCGTCACCACCCCGGACGAGTTGGAAAAGCTCTTCCTCTCCCTCGCATGA